GCGTCGCTTTGGCAAGGTCTAGGGACCGGAAAAGATAGCCGCTTCGATGTCCTGGCGGTTGAGGGAGTATTTGAAGGCGCGCTGAATGTCTTCGCCGCTTTCGCCTGCTTTGAGGTAGCGGACGGCGATCTGATCGATGTCGAGGCAAATCTCGGCGCTCCAGGCGGCTTGCTGGATGTGCCAGCAGTGGAGATCGGTTCGATCCTGTTCGCAGCCTTGATCGCGGAGCCACTGCTCGATGTGGGGCAGGGGATGGTTGTAGAGGGGGGTGTCGGCGGAAGGCAGGGTCATGGTGATGATGGGGTGAAGGGGTCGGGATGCGTCAGGGCGATC
This genomic stretch from Geitlerinema sp. PCC 7407 harbors:
- a CDS encoding DUF3143 domain-containing protein produces the protein MTLPSADTPLYNHPLPHIEQWLRDQGCEQDRTDLHCWHIQQAAWSAEICLDIDQIAVRYLKAGESGEDIQRAFKYSLNRQDIEAAIFSGP